From the genome of Bacteroidales bacterium, one region includes:
- a CDS encoding PKD domain-containing protein codes for MKKSLFLLLAIWVCCATAVHSQALMQTSGKAHRHVKVHFDQIKKYDAAHPCDSTARIKKPKPLWVPPTFPINPDEVIYREPPRDDSPVTLPLESSPAPTLDFQGVGDNQTAIPPDTKGCVGLNHLMVTLNTEVRIQDKAGNNLSTVSLSSFWSELPGSSGAFDPNLMFDPYENRWIFVTVKNSTPATSEIFVAVSASEDPMGEWNMYAIHSDPLNYTWCDFPSIGFNKHWVVVSGNMFTAGNSYQNAAIWVLEKDELYAGVPEPGYARIVPSNGFTIAPAMTFDPEMENIYLITNYDGSVGGSGYLRKYRIKPGVFGEPILENQGTISAADPWGDNYPQNNGNISPQLGTSQRIDGGDSRIHELTYRNGYLWFAHTVFLPANNPSRCSVQWWQVDTNGTIIQRGRVDDPTGTMFYSYPSLSVNGINEVLVGYSSFSSSQYASANYSLRTEDDPLNTLRETYLFKNGTAPYYKTYGDVRNRWGDYSATCVDPSNSLDFWTLQEYASSPANTWGTWWAMLERAAAPLPQFKANITTVPVTTGVNFTDETLYEPTSWLWEFEGAEPSVSTEQNPSNIIYYIAGAYDVSLTVSNALGTNTLTKQNYITASTTILPEIDFSVEESIVCLGDTITITDLTIYNPQSWNWSITPGDFMYVNGTTASSQNPQVVFTSPGVFTIALTATNPNGSSTLTKDNFISAGGTPLNFEENFEGGFTAKGWSIQNPDGKITWDITTISGTTPGNKAAYMDIRSYSELRERDRLVSPPLDFSGFDYITLTFQHAYTQYYTSISDSLIVYLSDDCQETWTRILALGEDGSGNFITHPPMNTEFLPQNAEDWCGGSSGPACSYLDLTPWAGKTDIRIMFECYSFFGNNLYLDNIVVYNSVGIDNPDQSSELTVFPNPSTGLLNVNFGEVREKAWLRIVNLQGQRIRESTIQPGIRSLQVDLSECPRGLYLLEFINDRTITTRKLMLE; via the coding sequence ATGAAAAAAAGTCTGTTTCTATTACTGGCCATCTGGGTTTGTTGCGCAACAGCCGTGCATTCACAGGCACTGATGCAAACATCCGGTAAGGCTCACCGGCACGTCAAAGTACACTTTGACCAGATCAAAAAATACGATGCTGCTCATCCGTGTGATTCGACAGCCAGGATAAAAAAACCAAAACCATTATGGGTACCTCCTACCTTCCCCATCAACCCCGATGAAGTCATTTACAGAGAACCTCCACGGGATGATTCACCTGTGACACTCCCACTGGAAAGTTCGCCGGCTCCCACCTTGGATTTCCAGGGAGTGGGCGACAACCAAACCGCCATTCCTCCCGATACCAAAGGATGCGTGGGTTTGAACCATCTCATGGTGACCCTCAACACCGAGGTCAGGATCCAGGATAAAGCAGGCAATAACCTCTCGACGGTTTCGCTCAGCAGTTTCTGGAGTGAACTGCCCGGATCCAGCGGAGCATTCGATCCCAACCTTATGTTCGATCCCTATGAAAACCGGTGGATCTTTGTAACGGTGAAGAATTCAACTCCTGCCACTTCGGAAATATTTGTTGCAGTTTCGGCTTCAGAAGACCCCATGGGTGAATGGAACATGTACGCCATTCATTCGGATCCGCTGAATTACACCTGGTGTGATTTTCCCAGCATCGGCTTCAATAAACACTGGGTCGTGGTATCCGGTAATATGTTCACGGCAGGTAACAGTTATCAGAATGCAGCCATCTGGGTCCTTGAAAAGGATGAGCTGTATGCCGGCGTTCCCGAGCCGGGGTATGCAAGGATTGTCCCCTCCAATGGATTCACTATTGCTCCTGCAATGACCTTTGACCCCGAAATGGAAAATATTTACCTGATCACCAACTACGACGGAAGTGTTGGCGGCAGCGGATACCTGCGCAAGTACCGCATCAAACCCGGTGTTTTCGGAGAGCCCATCCTTGAGAACCAGGGAACCATCTCTGCAGCGGATCCCTGGGGTGACAATTATCCACAGAACAATGGCAATATTTCACCTCAGCTTGGAACATCCCAGCGCATCGACGGAGGAGACAGCAGGATCCATGAGTTAACCTACAGAAATGGATACCTCTGGTTCGCACATACGGTCTTTTTGCCCGCCAACAATCCTTCCAGATGTTCGGTGCAATGGTGGCAGGTGGACACAAACGGAACCATCATCCAGAGAGGAAGGGTGGACGATCCCACGGGTACCATGTTCTATTCTTACCCTTCCCTTAGTGTGAATGGGATCAATGAGGTTCTGGTAGGTTATTCCAGTTTCTCTTCCAGCCAGTATGCCAGTGCCAATTACTCCCTGCGTACAGAAGATGATCCCCTGAACACCCTGAGGGAGACCTATCTTTTTAAAAATGGCACAGCTCCTTACTATAAAACATACGGTGATGTCAGAAACAGATGGGGCGATTATTCGGCAACGTGCGTGGATCCAAGTAATAGTCTGGATTTCTGGACCCTCCAGGAATATGCTTCAAGTCCGGCCAACACCTGGGGTACGTGGTGGGCCATGCTGGAAAGAGCGGCAGCCCCCCTGCCGCAGTTTAAAGCCAATATCACCACAGTACCGGTTACTACCGGTGTCAATTTCACAGACGAGACCCTTTACGAACCAACCTCCTGGCTTTGGGAATTCGAAGGAGCTGAACCCTCGGTCTCCACAGAACAAAATCCGTCCAATATCATCTATTACATTGCCGGTGCATACGACGTAAGCCTGACGGTCAGCAATGCCCTGGGCACCAACACCCTTACAAAACAGAATTACATCACCGCCAGCACAACCATTCTGCCTGAAATTGATTTCTCCGTCGAAGAATCCATCGTCTGCCTGGGAGACACCATCACGATCACCGACCTGACCATCTATAATCCCCAATCGTGGAACTGGAGCATTACACCGGGGGATTTCATGTACGTGAATGGGACCACTGCTTCTTCACAAAATCCCCAGGTGGTTTTCACAAGCCCGGGTGTTTTCACGATTGCACTGACAGCAACCAATCCCAATGGAAGTTCCACCCTGACCAAAGATAACTTCATTTCTGCCGGAGGCACACCACTCAATTTTGAAGAAAATTTTGAAGGAGGCTTCACCGCAAAGGGATGGAGCATCCAAAATCCTGATGGCAAGATTACCTGGGATATTACTACCATATCAGGCACTACTCCGGGCAATAAAGCTGCCTATATGGATATCCGATCCTATAGCGAACTAAGGGAACGCGACCGGCTGGTCTCTCCTCCGCTCGACTTCTCAGGATTTGATTACATTACACTGACGTTCCAGCATGCCTATACACAGTATTATACAAGTATCTCCGACTCCCTGATCGTTTACCTCTCGGATGACTGCCAGGAAACCTGGACACGGATACTTGCACTCGGTGAGGATGGTTCAGGTAATTTCATCACCCATCCACCCATGAACACAGAATTTTTGCCTCAGAATGCCGAAGACTGGTGCGGCGGATCATCAGGACCAGCCTGCAGCTATCTCGACCTTACACCCTGGGCGGGAAAAACCGATATCAGGATCATGTTTGAATGTTATAGTTTCTTTGGAAATAATCTTTACCTCGACAACATCGTCGTTTACAACTCGGTTGGTATCGACAATCCTGACCAGAGCTCGGAGCTGACCGTTTTCCCAAATCCTTCAACCGGACTTTTAAATGTAAATTTCGGAGAAGTCAGGGAAAAAGCCTGGCTTCGCATAGTGAATTTACAGGGGCAAAGGATTAGGGAATCAACCATACAACCCGGTATACGATCCCTGCAGGTTGACCTTTCAGAGTGTCCAAGGGGATTGTACCTGCTGGAATTCATCAACGACAGGACGATAACCACCAGGAAGCTGATGCTCGAATAG
- a CDS encoding PKD domain-containing protein translates to MKRFLRLFLLIATLVSFREIIAQQPDTTDYPYWIGMMQDPSANFYDVQRAFNVYWANREITRGSGWKPFKRWEYMAQNRILPDGTRHDPDHVWNEYQAYVQKHSDRDNQGDWVNLGPFTVPLARGYQGLGRINAIAFDPADPNVIYIGAPSGGLWRSPDNGETWECLTDELPTLGVSSIVIDFNDPDVIYLGTGDRDAGDAAGLGVMKSTDGGITWMCTNSGMDNKTVGKLIMHPGDPSTILAATSGGAYKTIDGGQSWYRTLAGDHKDIVFKIDNPDVVFTTTSGKLFASFDLGETWSQVTNGITAGYRGAIGVTPADPNVVYFFTTTSSSYKGIFRSTDGGNSFALMSTSPNIMSWGCNDSAEGGQAWYDLDIAVDEQDPNTVYAGGVNCFKTTDGGATWFIVSHWWGDCGVPAVHADLHILEYHPHDGRLFAGNDGGIYFSSDDGGTWTEISNGLAISQTYRLGQSATSRNLVINGYQDNGTSTYTGEAWLNVYGGDGMECAFDYQDSRYSYATLYYGSIFRLFNHGNSSQIAGEGVNGITEGGAWVTPFILSEANPAAMFAGYKNIWYCDNVKAGTIQWKKISEGETADVNVLEQSPADPNILYAARGNSLVRTDQAFGDAVEWISLNNFLPNSSSISDIEAHPFDPDVVYMTQGNHAYRSSDRGLGWIDITGSLPNIYFSGITYYKNSQEGLYLGTDAGIYYRDLSMDDWIQYSGGFPVAGRVSEIDIFYDPVNPEGDMLKASTYGRGLWESAPYHGIPSADFVVDQTLIPAGCEVNFTDRSLGVPTSWHWTFDGASNPSSTERNPSGIVYENEGIYSVKLVTSNSLGCDSLIRTDYITVSEAITPLADFSAPVRSFCSGEAVATFYDSSLYCPIAWDWSFQPASVTFLEGTSSTSRNPVVSFEEPGSYAVTLTVSNLNGSSSVTKENYIMVGGEFLPFTEDFETGTFTSRSWDIQNPDGYKTWEIVSVAGTTPGDKAARVNIYQYNVIPGQRDRLISPPLNLTGYVNAYLSFQHAYAQEYTMISDSLIISISTDCGTTWTRLLELGECGIGNFVTHPPTSEEFIPQGAEDWCGGGYGSDCNTVDLSAWVGLQDVRIRFESYNFLGNNLYIDNITLFTTVAIDQPQQEEVSVIVFPNPTNGEFTLVVNHAPSEVSLKILNLAGQAALEEKLVNPKGNLIKQFNLAHLPKGIYLVEVKGDHFLQNRKLVLD, encoded by the coding sequence ATGAAAAGATTTCTACGCCTCTTTTTACTCATTGCCACACTGGTTTCCTTTCGTGAAATCATTGCGCAGCAACCAGATACAACGGATTATCCCTACTGGATCGGAATGATGCAGGATCCATCGGCGAATTTCTATGATGTGCAACGGGCATTCAATGTCTACTGGGCCAACCGCGAGATCACCAGGGGCAGCGGGTGGAAGCCGTTCAAAAGGTGGGAATACATGGCACAGAACAGGATCCTGCCTGATGGTACCCGACACGACCCTGATCATGTCTGGAATGAATATCAAGCTTATGTACAAAAGCACAGTGACCGCGACAATCAGGGCGACTGGGTGAACCTCGGTCCTTTTACCGTGCCGCTGGCACGGGGTTACCAGGGCCTGGGCAGGATCAACGCCATCGCATTCGATCCGGCCGATCCCAACGTTATCTACATCGGAGCACCTTCCGGCGGATTATGGCGATCCCCCGATAACGGAGAAACCTGGGAATGTTTGACCGACGAACTGCCAACTTTGGGAGTATCCTCCATCGTGATTGATTTCAACGATCCGGATGTCATCTATCTCGGAACGGGTGACCGCGACGCTGGTGATGCGGCAGGTCTGGGCGTTATGAAATCGACCGATGGCGGGATCACCTGGATGTGCACCAATTCAGGAATGGATAACAAAACCGTTGGCAAACTGATCATGCATCCCGGTGATCCCAGTACCATCCTGGCGGCAACCAGCGGTGGTGCATACAAAACGATCGACGGGGGACAAAGCTGGTACCGCACACTTGCAGGTGACCATAAGGACATTGTTTTCAAAATCGACAACCCGGATGTTGTTTTTACCACAACAAGCGGGAAATTATTTGCCTCCTTTGACCTTGGCGAGACCTGGTCGCAGGTAACCAATGGCATCACGGCAGGTTACCGGGGCGCCATCGGTGTCACACCGGCCGACCCCAATGTGGTCTATTTCTTCACCACGACATCCTCTTCCTACAAGGGGATCTTCCGTTCGACGGACGGGGGAAACTCCTTTGCGCTCATGTCCACATCTCCAAACATCATGAGCTGGGGATGCAACGACAGCGCTGAGGGAGGCCAGGCCTGGTATGACCTGGACATCGCTGTGGATGAACAGGATCCGAATACGGTATATGCAGGAGGTGTCAACTGTTTCAAGACAACGGACGGCGGTGCCACCTGGTTCATTGTATCCCACTGGTGGGGCGACTGCGGAGTGCCCGCTGTCCACGCCGACCTCCACATACTGGAGTATCATCCCCACGACGGAAGGCTTTTCGCCGGTAATGACGGAGGCATCTATTTTTCATCCGATGATGGCGGGACCTGGACAGAGATCTCCAATGGCCTTGCCATCAGTCAGACCTACCGGCTGGGCCAGAGTGCAACCAGCAGAAACCTGGTCATCAACGGATACCAGGATAACGGAACTTCGACCTACACGGGTGAGGCCTGGTTGAATGTCTACGGCGGAGACGGAATGGAGTGCGCCTTTGATTACCAGGATTCCAGGTATAGCTACGCGACACTTTACTACGGAAGCATCTTCCGTCTTTTCAATCACGGTAACTCAAGCCAGATCGCCGGAGAGGGTGTGAACGGGATCACGGAAGGAGGAGCCTGGGTAACCCCCTTTATCCTGAGTGAAGCAAACCCGGCCGCCATGTTCGCGGGTTATAAAAATATCTGGTACTGCGACAATGTCAAAGCAGGCACGATCCAGTGGAAAAAGATATCAGAAGGAGAAACAGCAGATGTCAATGTACTGGAACAATCCCCGGCAGATCCGAACATTCTGTATGCCGCACGCGGCAATTCACTGGTGCGCACCGACCAGGCTTTTGGAGATGCCGTTGAATGGATCAGTCTTAACAATTTTCTCCCCAACTCAAGCTCCATTAGCGATATTGAAGCTCACCCCTTTGATCCCGATGTGGTTTACATGACCCAGGGTAATCACGCCTACCGGTCATCCGACAGGGGCCTTGGCTGGATTGACATAACGGGCTCGCTGCCGAATATTTACTTCAGCGGAATCACTTATTATAAAAACAGCCAGGAAGGATTGTATCTGGGCACGGATGCCGGTATTTATTACAGGGATCTGTCGATGGATGACTGGATTCAGTATTCCGGCGGTTTCCCCGTGGCCGGAAGGGTCTCCGAGATCGATATTTTTTATGATCCGGTCAATCCGGAGGGCGATATGCTGAAAGCCTCTACCTATGGCCGCGGATTATGGGAATCAGCCCCCTACCATGGCATCCCCTCCGCTGATTTTGTGGTTGACCAAACCCTGATACCGGCGGGCTGTGAGGTTAATTTTACAGACCGGTCGCTGGGCGTCCCGACCTCCTGGCACTGGACATTTGATGGTGCCAGCAACCCTTCCTCCACCGAAAGGAATCCATCCGGGATCGTTTATGAGAATGAAGGGATCTACTCCGTCAAGCTGGTGACCAGCAATTCCCTGGGTTGCGACTCCCTGATCAGGACAGACTATATCACTGTCAGCGAAGCCATCACACCCCTGGCCGATTTTTCAGCCCCGGTGAGAAGTTTCTGCAGCGGCGAAGCTGTTGCCACGTTTTACGACTCTTCCCTCTATTGCCCGATTGCGTGGGATTGGAGTTTTCAGCCTGCATCGGTTACCTTCCTGGAAGGCACATCCAGCACATCCCGGAATCCTGTTGTCTCATTCGAAGAACCAGGCAGCTATGCGGTCACCTTAACGGTTTCCAACCTGAATGGATCCAGTTCCGTGACCAAGGAAAACTATATCATGGTCGGTGGCGAATTCCTGCCATTTACCGAAGACTTTGAAACCGGCACCTTCACATCACGTTCCTGGGATATACAAAACCCCGATGGGTACAAGACCTGGGAGATCGTTTCAGTAGCAGGCACGACTCCCGGTGACAAGGCAGCCAGGGTCAATATTTACCAATACAATGTCATCCCCGGTCAGCGTGACAGATTGATCAGCCCGCCGCTGAACCTGACCGGTTATGTCAACGCCTACCTGAGCTTCCAGCATGCATATGCACAGGAATATACAATGATATCCGACTCACTGATCATTTCCATTTCAACGGATTGCGGCACAACGTGGACCCGCCTGCTGGAACTGGGAGAATGCGGTATCGGCAATTTTGTCACCCATCCGCCAACCTCAGAGGAATTCATTCCCCAGGGCGCGGAGGACTGGTGCGGCGGGGGTTACGGCAGCGATTGCAATACCGTTGATCTTTCAGCGTGGGTGGGCCTGCAGGACGTCAGGATCAGGTTCGAATCGTACAATTTCCTGGGTAACAATCTGTATATCGACAATATCACTTTGTTCACCACGGTTGCCATCGACCAGCCACAACAGGAAGAGGTCTCTGTTATCGTGTTTCCCAATCCGACCAACGGAGAATTTACCCTCGTGGTAAATCATGCGCCCTCAGAGGTCAGCCTGAAGATCCTGAACCTTGCCGGGCAGGCTGCACTTGAGGAAAAACTTGTCAACCCAAAAGGAAATCTTATAAAACAATTCAATCTTGCCCATCTGCCAAAAGGAATTTATCTGGTGGAGGTCAAAGGGGATCACTTTCTTCAGAACCGAAAACTGGTGCTTGATTGA
- a CDS encoding ATP-binding protein, whose protein sequence is MQTTESATLIIPHELAYFDLAQLFVREMARKIGFMGNTLNQIEIALEESVTFVMKQTYDKEESKTVEITCQRLVGGMKIIVKDMGIPFDPNQIARFNITKNIEDMETEGLWIYMLHKVVDDLSFKNLGHLGKEIHMVKNLPQPGSPLTSSQEEMVVTEETAVIRGTIDYEVRRMLPDEAIEVSRCAYKSHGYSFFDDHIYYPERLVEMNRNLEMISVVAVTTENDFMGHTALHFQHEDDTIAELTFAFVNMEYRGLGAMNRMTEFLLQVPKKRKLTGIYAYAVANHVFSQKALSKYGLRDCGILLATSPASWKFKGISDDTSQRISVVLSFRYMHQPTSLILYPPEQHRKIIMALYESLGASHQYHQVESQIVSFKSPVSVLSTDMNELEGCGEIFVMNFGENILDEIRKALRSFCVRQVSSIILFLKLTDPVTCHLTEEVEKMGFFFAGILPDTMIGDALILQYLNNVEFDYAKLVIHQDSTREILAYVRAHDPNENL, encoded by the coding sequence ATGCAAACCACGGAATCGGCAACACTCATTATCCCCCATGAACTGGCCTATTTTGACCTGGCGCAGCTGTTCGTCAGGGAAATGGCGAGAAAGATAGGATTTATGGGCAATACACTTAATCAGATCGAGATAGCCTTGGAAGAGAGTGTGACCTTTGTCATGAAACAAACGTATGACAAGGAGGAAAGCAAAACCGTGGAGATCACCTGCCAAAGATTGGTGGGAGGAATGAAGATCATTGTCAAGGATATGGGTATTCCTTTCGATCCAAACCAAATTGCCCGTTTCAACATCACTAAAAACATTGAGGACATGGAGACGGAGGGTCTCTGGATCTATATGCTGCATAAAGTGGTGGATGATCTTTCATTCAAGAACCTTGGCCATCTCGGTAAAGAGATCCATATGGTGAAAAATCTGCCCCAGCCAGGATCTCCGCTTACCTCGTCCCAAGAAGAGATGGTGGTCACGGAAGAAACGGCGGTCATCAGGGGAACGATTGATTACGAAGTGAGACGAATGTTGCCGGATGAGGCCATTGAAGTTTCCAGGTGTGCCTATAAATCCCACGGCTATTCCTTCTTCGACGATCATATCTATTATCCCGAACGACTGGTTGAAATGAACAGGAATTTGGAAATGATATCGGTGGTCGCTGTTACGACGGAGAACGATTTTATGGGTCATACGGCGCTGCACTTTCAGCACGAGGATGATACCATCGCCGAGTTGACGTTTGCTTTTGTTAACATGGAATACAGGGGACTAGGCGCTATGAACAGGATGACCGAGTTCCTGCTGCAGGTGCCCAAGAAGCGGAAGCTGACAGGTATCTATGCGTATGCGGTGGCCAATCACGTGTTTTCACAGAAAGCCCTGAGCAAATATGGGCTGAGAGATTGCGGCATCCTGCTTGCCACCAGCCCCGCCTCCTGGAAGTTCAAAGGCATTTCGGATGATACTTCCCAGCGAATCAGTGTTGTTCTTAGTTTCCGTTACATGCATCAACCCACTTCGCTGATCCTCTATCCTCCGGAACAACACCGGAAAATCATTATGGCCCTGTATGAATCCCTTGGAGCATCCCATCAGTACCACCAGGTTGAATCACAGATAGTTTCATTCAAATCACCCGTATCTGTCCTATCAACAGATATGAATGAACTGGAAGGTTGCGGAGAGATCTTCGTTATGAATTTTGGCGAAAACATCCTCGACGAAATCAGGAAAGCTCTGCGAAGCTTCTGTGTCAGGCAGGTCTCGTCCATCATCCTGTTCCTCAAACTTACGGATCCGGTCACCTGTCATTTGACGGAAGAAGTTGAGAAAATGGGATTTTTCTTTGCAGGTATCCTGCCGGATACGATGATCGGGGATGCACTTATATTGCAGTATCTCAATAATGTGGAGTTTGACTATGCCAAACTGGTGATCCATCAGGATTCTACCAGGGAGATTTTAGCGTACGTAAGGGCGCATGATCCGAATGAAAATCTGTGA
- a CDS encoding aromatic amino acid hydroxylase, producing MYESNEILDRLPRHLLDLVIEQPYNDYTAQDHAVWRYVMRRNVRYLSRVAHGSYLDGLRRTGISIEQIPHMYGMNRILKEIGWAAVAVDGFIPPSAFMEFQACKVLVIAADIRPIDQINYTPSPDIIHEAAGHAPIIADDHYAEYLRLFGEIGSKAFSSARDYELYGAVRHLSILKADPYTPADEIERAERELTYIEQNLGTPSEMARIRNLHWWTVEYGLVGDLKNPRIYGAGLLSSIGESQNCLQDHVRKIPYSVETADVNFDITTMQPQLFVTPDFDHLTFVLNQFAEGMALRKGGLYGLRQAINSGNTATCVCSSGLQVSGTFTEVIVEQADPVYFKTTGPTALAFDNKQLEGHGKEYHNHGFGSPVGKIKASSMPLEVMQVDDLMRLGIITGQHCSLDFTSGVRVKGKLEGITQKNGNNILFSFTECKVTYLDQVLFDPAWGSYDMAVGEKITSAFSGPADPDAFGLRYPVPTEKTHKIIHTDEARKVHALYQKVRDIRESGEGLEMLPGVWHEMKNLNEVEWLLCLEIYELGHKEPILQELSEDIYDHMKQFKIKNEEFRALMDNGLELII from the coding sequence ATGTACGAATCCAATGAAATCCTCGACCGGCTGCCCCGACACCTGTTGGATCTGGTGATCGAACAACCCTATAATGACTATACGGCTCAGGATCACGCAGTCTGGCGTTACGTGATGCGCCGGAATGTCCGTTACCTCAGCCGTGTAGCCCATGGCTCCTATCTTGATGGGCTGCGAAGAACCGGAATCAGCATTGAGCAAATCCCCCACATGTACGGCATGAACCGCATCCTGAAGGAGATCGGCTGGGCTGCCGTGGCAGTGGACGGATTCATCCCCCCTTCTGCCTTTATGGAATTCCAGGCCTGCAAGGTACTGGTGATAGCCGCCGATATCCGCCCCATCGACCAGATCAACTATACTCCATCACCGGATATCATCCACGAAGCAGCAGGCCATGCACCCATCATTGCGGACGACCATTATGCAGAATACCTGCGTTTATTCGGAGAGATCGGCAGCAAAGCATTCTCCTCGGCCAGGGATTATGAACTTTATGGGGCGGTCAGACACCTTTCCATCCTGAAAGCAGACCCCTACACTCCCGCCGATGAGATTGAAAGGGCGGAACGGGAACTGACTTACATCGAACAAAACCTGGGTACACCCAGCGAAATGGCCAGGATCCGCAACCTTCACTGGTGGACGGTGGAATACGGCCTGGTGGGTGACCTTAAAAATCCAAGGATTTATGGTGCCGGACTTCTTTCCTCTATCGGTGAAAGCCAGAATTGCCTGCAAGACCACGTCAGAAAGATACCTTACTCGGTTGAAACCGCAGATGTCAATTTCGACATTACCACCATGCAGCCTCAGCTGTTTGTCACACCCGATTTTGATCACCTGACCTTTGTGCTGAATCAGTTTGCCGAAGGGATGGCCCTCCGCAAAGGAGGATTGTACGGCCTCCGGCAGGCCATAAACTCAGGCAATACAGCCACCTGTGTCTGCAGTTCAGGCCTTCAGGTCTCAGGTACCTTTACCGAGGTCATCGTGGAACAAGCAGATCCGGTATATTTCAAAACCACAGGTCCCACGGCTCTTGCGTTCGACAACAAACAACTTGAGGGACACGGCAAAGAATATCACAACCATGGATTTGGATCACCGGTCGGGAAAATAAAAGCTTCCTCCATGCCACTTGAAGTAATGCAGGTAGATGACCTGATGCGGTTAGGGATCATCACCGGCCAACATTGCTCACTGGATTTTACGTCAGGGGTGCGCGTTAAGGGAAAACTGGAGGGTATTACGCAAAAGAATGGTAATAACATTCTGTTCTCGTTTACAGAATGCAAAGTTACCTATCTTGACCAGGTTTTATTTGATCCCGCCTGGGGCAGCTACGACATGGCAGTCGGAGAGAAAATAACATCGGCATTCTCAGGACCAGCCGATCCGGATGCATTTGGACTGCGTTATCCCGTACCGACTGAAAAAACACACAAGATCATCCACACGGATGAAGCAAGGAAGGTACATGCCCTTTATCAGAAGGTAAGGGATATCCGGGAATCAGGAGAAGGTTTAGAGATGCTACCGGGAGTCTGGCATGAAATGAAGAATTTAAATGAAGTCGAATGGCTGCTTTGCCTGGAGATTTATGAACTAGGCCATAAAGAACCAATTTTGCAGGAGCTTTCCGAAGATATCTATGACCACATGAAACAATTCAAAATAAAAAATGAAGAGTTCCGTGCCCTTATGGATAACGGATTGGAACTCATTATATGA